Proteins encoded within one genomic window of Haladaptatus sp. QDMS2:
- a CDS encoding class I SAM-dependent methyltransferase family protein translates to MEVTCVRVPVADGEATRRALADAGVIDDDYEITVEAGFLFIPVTEKVDGYDLVSHDVPARETLTMPGDILGFEPAYERIGTIAIIDEDDADRAQKIADAIAASDLPLDTVINRASKIQGELRVRDWDILVGESTEAVHREYGCEFHLDLSKVYFSPRLATERHRVTEQAAPGERVFDMFAGVGPFVIPFAKRGCDVVGCDLNEIAVKYMRENARQNGVEDRVTAIHGDVRDVAADYEGWADRIVMNLPHTANEFLDTAVSLAGDECVLHYYDFQSDEDPFGPGERAIRDAATPEYDVTVETLHTVRSYAPHELNVCLDVRLTRA, encoded by the coding sequence ATGGAGGTGACGTGTGTTCGCGTGCCCGTGGCAGACGGCGAGGCGACTCGACGAGCTCTCGCCGACGCCGGGGTCATCGACGACGACTACGAGATTACCGTCGAAGCGGGATTCCTCTTCATCCCCGTCACGGAAAAGGTAGACGGCTACGACCTAGTGAGCCACGACGTCCCAGCACGGGAGACGCTCACCATGCCGGGCGACATCCTCGGCTTCGAACCCGCCTACGAACGCATCGGCACCATCGCCATCATCGACGAGGACGACGCAGACCGAGCCCAGAAAATCGCAGACGCCATCGCGGCCTCGGACCTCCCACTCGATACAGTCATCAATCGCGCCTCGAAGATTCAGGGCGAACTCCGTGTGCGCGACTGGGACATCCTCGTCGGCGAGAGCACCGAAGCGGTTCACCGAGAGTATGGCTGTGAGTTTCACCTCGACCTCTCGAAAGTGTACTTCTCGCCGCGACTCGCCACCGAACGCCACCGCGTCACCGAGCAGGCCGCCCCCGGCGAGCGAGTGTTCGATATGTTCGCCGGCGTCGGCCCGTTCGTGATTCCCTTCGCAAAACGCGGCTGTGACGTGGTCGGCTGTGACCTGAACGAAATCGCGGTCAAATACATGCGTGAAAACGCTCGCCAGAACGGGGTCGAAGACCGCGTGACCGCGATTCACGGTGACGTTCGCGACGTGGCGGCTGACTACGAGGGCTGGGCCGACCGCATCGTGATGAACCTCCCGCACACGGCGAACGAATTTCTGGACACCGCCGTCTCGCTCGCCGGAGACGAGTGCGTCCTCCACTACTACGACTTCCAGTCGGATGAGGACCCCTTCGGACCGGGCGAACGAGCAATTCGGGACGCTGCTACACCCGAGTACGACGTCACCGTCGAAACCCTCCATACGGTGCGCTCGTACGCCCCTCACGAACTCAACGTCTGCCTCGACGTTCGCCTGACGAGAGCGTGA
- the dph5 gene encoding diphthine synthase, giving the protein MLTFIGLGLYDERSITVEGKEALGEVDRAFAEFYTSKLVGTTIEAVSDYHGIDIEVRDREGVEQHPEPILDAAEEESVAFLTAGDTMISTTHVDLRLRAAERGIETRIIHGTTAEAAASSLTGLQNYRFGKATTLPFPYTESMGVPQSVIDTIEDNRERGLHTLCYLDIKVGETPTGNRNFVNSADKSDRDEFMTADVAASLLADDWDPAMLAVVVARAGSPDPIVAADRLAALAERDFGEPLHLLVIPGDLHHMEGEALAELAGAPRDAVSELNPN; this is encoded by the coding sequence ATGCTCACCTTCATCGGCCTCGGTCTCTACGACGAACGCTCGATTACCGTCGAAGGGAAGGAGGCGCTCGGCGAGGTAGACCGCGCGTTCGCCGAGTTCTACACCAGCAAGCTCGTCGGGACGACCATCGAAGCCGTCTCCGACTACCACGGCATCGACATCGAAGTTCGCGACCGGGAGGGCGTAGAGCAACACCCCGAACCGATTCTCGACGCCGCAGAAGAGGAGTCCGTGGCCTTCCTCACCGCGGGTGACACGATGATTTCGACGACGCACGTCGACCTCCGCCTTCGGGCGGCAGAACGTGGCATCGAGACGCGAATCATCCACGGGACGACAGCCGAAGCGGCTGCCAGTTCGCTCACCGGCCTCCAGAACTATCGTTTCGGGAAGGCGACCACCCTGCCGTTTCCCTACACCGAGTCGATGGGCGTCCCCCAGAGCGTCATCGACACTATCGAGGACAACCGCGAGCGGGGCCTCCACACACTCTGCTACCTCGACATCAAAGTCGGGGAAACCCCGACAGGCAATCGGAATTTCGTAAATTCCGCCGACAAATCCGACCGCGACGAGTTCATGACCGCCGACGTCGCCGCCTCGCTGCTCGCAGACGACTGGGACCCAGCTATGCTCGCCGTCGTCGTTGCTCGCGCGGGAAGCCCCGACCCAATCGTCGCCGCAGACCGACTCGCGGCGCTCGCAGAACGAGACTTCGGTGAACCACTCCACTTGCTCGTCATTCCGGGCGATCTCCACCACATGGAGGGCGAGGCGCTCGCCGAACTGGCCGGTGCGCCACGCGACGCTGTCTCCGAACTGAATCCGAACTGA
- the artA gene encoding archaeosortase A — MLGELLAALAWVSQFSDPLAWLVVASFGAGALVELRDRELARPITVAAWVLFAAFWLSLVHHFAFEAKSIIEGIGSAAAVPLSLYVGYLLWKGRDSLFVLTRAVALMGIVFMPFETITPLKRVLIETVTRQTEFLMTLLGVDPTVVSGAEYGHAPFRSTFYFTAADDPNHSLTYTILIACTGIGSMAIFVGLIGAVRAPLRNKLRALAVSIPIIYALNLVRNIFIGIGFGKQKFHIAPDLVMSAFALSDPYRVSYIIADRIISQSLAVVALVFITWFVVRELPEVLVVIEDLIFLVTGDEYDLRAAFNLDQPVRADGDGR, encoded by the coding sequence ATGCTCGGAGAGCTACTGGCGGCGCTGGCGTGGGTATCGCAATTTTCTGACCCACTGGCGTGGCTGGTCGTCGCGTCGTTCGGGGCGGGTGCGCTCGTCGAGCTGCGCGACCGCGAACTCGCACGCCCGATAACCGTCGCGGCGTGGGTGCTGTTCGCCGCGTTCTGGCTCTCACTCGTCCATCACTTCGCGTTCGAGGCAAAGAGCATCATCGAGGGCATCGGGAGCGCCGCCGCCGTGCCGCTGAGCCTCTACGTGGGTTACTTGCTCTGGAAGGGGCGCGATTCGCTGTTCGTGTTGACGCGCGCCGTCGCGCTCATGGGCATCGTGTTCATGCCCTTCGAGACGATTACGCCGCTGAAGCGGGTGCTCATCGAGACGGTCACTCGCCAGACGGAGTTCCTGATGACGCTGCTCGGCGTGGACCCGACGGTCGTCTCGGGGGCGGAGTATGGCCACGCACCGTTCCGCTCTACGTTCTACTTCACCGCGGCGGACGACCCGAACCACTCGCTTACGTACACCATCCTCATCGCGTGTACGGGCATCGGGAGCATGGCCATCTTCGTCGGCTTGATTGGGGCGGTTCGGGCACCGCTGCGGAACAAACTCCGCGCGCTCGCGGTGTCGATTCCGATAATCTACGCGCTCAATCTCGTGCGCAACATCTTCATCGGTATCGGCTTTGGGAAGCAGAAGTTCCACATCGCCCCGGACCTCGTCATGTCCGCGTTCGCCCTCTCTGACCCCTACCGGGTGTCTTACATCATCGCAGACCGCATCATCAGCCAGAGCCTCGCGGTCGTGGCGCTCGTGTTCATCACCTGGTTCGTCGTGCGGGAACTCCCCGAAGTGCTCGTCGTCATCGAGGACCTCATCTTCCTCGTGACGGGTGACGAGTACGACCTGCGAGCAGCGTTCAATCTCGACCAACCGGTGCGAGCGGACGGCGACGGCAGGTAG
- a CDS encoding BGTF surface domain-containing protein: protein MTEFTVDTDNAATLIDTDNLDGNYVIVYKGTIVTVNSNGVGSAAADGTEEEQVTASEWESAVQSLTTETDEDDTEVLQDGTAEIDVTSNRGSFLLDVTAEGLDSDDLADIFNQGQNNFISENEDDDEVTLQVTGDDTVVADFSEFDTVGDYTFDFQVNDTTASDSASVTVNEKDTDIAFDQSVTTEEVGDNAYITVNMEDSTEAWVFIGGEDVNYLERVHIVDDDEDGEVTIKMNTFTAGDAEVDSYSAEGDDIVNEETRLTLGGDIPGDLEDPLATGDYDLRVASSDEIDDDGDVVDEKDVGTLALRDRSTDSIKTWVAPDAAANSDDLEDLLGEVSESDTVVKGDRLVVQVEASGLYGYVEDEDLSTLVGNGLQLKFEQTNPDANQEEVVIDQDDLAGLSASQAQLYTDEDNNTFFVVIDTGAIEAMEDGQEHEVTFGVAGEGSDLADDVEGTNPYLDEDEEETVTTNLSIEDAEAEFDNLQDGDLVIPKSSAASVTGTSNLAPGTELTIRLRSSNSDSPFLKSDTVEVQTDGTWSAEFDMSNVASGAEFDASIRKGGMELESVDGTVGAGPSASVTFDDQSTSGDSVVVSSVNMSEGGFVTIHDSTLLDGDALGSVVGTSEYLEAGEHSDVEVSLNATLEEDQELIAMPHMDTNGNQEYDFVTSEGEDDGPYAGDDGSAVTDSAQITIGDGTTTTGTATGTATGTATATETGTATSSPTTTSDSTDEPTTTEETGPGFGALAAVIALIAAALLAVRRSN, encoded by the coding sequence GTGACCGAATTCACGGTCGATACCGACAACGCAGCCACTCTCATCGATACGGACAACCTTGACGGCAATTACGTCATTGTCTACAAAGGTACGATTGTCACCGTTAACTCAAACGGTGTCGGTTCTGCTGCAGCAGATGGAACCGAAGAAGAGCAGGTTACCGCATCCGAGTGGGAGTCTGCAGTTCAGTCCCTGACGACAGAGACCGACGAGGACGACACGGAAGTCCTCCAAGATGGCACGGCTGAAATCGACGTCACGTCCAACCGTGGCTCCTTCCTGCTCGACGTCACCGCAGAGGGTCTCGACAGCGACGATCTTGCGGACATCTTCAACCAGGGTCAGAACAATTTCATCTCTGAGAACGAGGATGACGACGAAGTCACGCTCCAGGTCACTGGAGACGACACCGTCGTTGCTGACTTCTCCGAATTCGACACCGTCGGTGACTACACGTTCGACTTCCAGGTGAACGATACCACCGCGTCCGACTCCGCATCCGTCACGGTTAACGAGAAGGACACGGACATCGCCTTCGATCAGTCGGTCACGACTGAGGAAGTCGGTGACAACGCGTACATCACCGTCAACATGGAAGACTCCACCGAGGCGTGGGTCTTCATCGGTGGCGAAGACGTGAACTACCTCGAACGCGTCCACATCGTCGATGATGACGAGGACGGCGAGGTCACCATCAAGATGAACACGTTCACCGCTGGCGACGCAGAGGTTGACAGCTACTCTGCTGAAGGCGACGACATTGTGAACGAAGAAACTCGTCTTACTCTCGGCGGCGACATCCCGGGAGACCTTGAGGACCCACTCGCAACGGGCGACTACGACCTCCGCGTCGCCTCCTCCGATGAAATCGACGACGACGGCGACGTTGTTGACGAGAAAGACGTCGGTACGCTCGCACTCCGCGACCGTTCCACCGACTCCATCAAGACGTGGGTCGCCCCAGACGCAGCAGCCAACTCTGACGACCTCGAAGACCTCCTCGGTGAGGTCAGCGAGAGCGACACCGTCGTGAAGGGCGACCGCCTGGTCGTCCAGGTCGAAGCATCCGGCCTCTACGGCTACGTTGAGGACGAAGACCTCAGCACGCTCGTGGGCAACGGTCTCCAGCTCAAATTCGAGCAGACCAACCCTGACGCAAACCAGGAAGAAGTCGTCATCGACCAAGACGACCTCGCAGGCCTCAGCGCCTCGCAGGCTCAGCTCTACACCGACGAAGACAACAACACGTTCTTTGTCGTGATTGACACTGGCGCCATCGAGGCGATGGAAGACGGCCAAGAACACGAAGTTACCTTCGGTGTTGCAGGTGAAGGTAGCGACCTTGCAGACGACGTTGAGGGTACGAACCCGTACCTCGACGAAGATGAAGAGGAAACCGTCACGACGAACCTCTCCATCGAAGACGCTGAAGCAGAATTCGACAACCTTCAGGACGGCGACCTCGTCATCCCGAAGAGCTCCGCAGCATCCGTCACCGGTACGAGCAACCTCGCACCAGGTACGGAACTGACCATCCGTCTCCGCTCTTCGAACAGCGACTCGCCATTCCTGAAGTCGGACACCGTTGAAGTCCAGACCGACGGTACGTGGTCTGCTGAGTTCGACATGTCCAACGTCGCATCCGGTGCCGAATTCGACGCTTCCATCCGCAAGGGCGGCATGGAGCTCGAGAGCGTTGACGGGACGGTCGGCGCAGGCCCATCGGCCTCCGTCACCTTCGACGACCAGTCCACCTCTGGTGACTCGGTCGTCGTCTCCTCCGTCAACATGTCCGAGGGCGGCTTCGTGACCATTCACGACTCCACGCTCCTCGACGGCGACGCACTCGGTAGCGTCGTTGGCACCTCCGAATACCTCGAAGCAGGCGAACACTCCGACGTTGAGGTCTCCCTCAACGCAACCCTCGAAGAGGACCAGGAGCTCATCGCCATGCCTCACATGGACACCAACGGTAACCAGGAGTACGACTTCGTCACCTCCGAAGGCGAGGACGACGGTCCGTACGCTGGTGACGACGGGTCCGCAGTGACTGACTCCGCTCAGATCACTATCGGCGACGGTACGACCACGACCGGTACGGCAACTGGCACGGCAACGGGCACGGCCACGGCAACCGAGACCGGCACGGCAACCTCGTCGCCAACCACGACGTCTGACTCCACCGACGAGCCAACCACGACCGAGGAAACCGGTCCTGGCTTCGGTGCACTCGCAGCCGTCATCGCGCTCATTGCAGCCGCACTCCTCGCAGTGCGCCGCAGCAACTAA
- a CDS encoding VOC family protein encodes MEGTLDHVMMRVEDLDESLDWYKTHLGYEEKGRWEADTFTNVYLGPEDMHEDGATIELTYNHDGRSYDAGDAWGHIAVRVEDVYEAYDELMDAGVEDYRDPDSCGGSYAFVKDPDGHEIEIVERDHGARWSLDHTMVRVEDIEKAIGWYTHKLDYELFRRSEHDSFALYFMKPRGAAKEEMSVELTYNYDGRSYDTGDAWGHIAVRTDDLESYWETLVTRDIEEYRDPESCDFRYAFTHTANGHEVEILNPETAADL; translated from the coding sequence ATGGAAGGGACACTCGACCACGTGATGATGCGCGTCGAAGACTTAGACGAATCGCTCGACTGGTACAAGACGCACCTCGGCTACGAGGAGAAAGGCCGCTGGGAGGCAGACACCTTCACGAACGTCTACCTCGGACCGGAAGACATGCACGAGGACGGCGCGACCATCGAACTCACCTACAATCACGACGGACGAAGCTACGACGCAGGCGACGCGTGGGGCCACATCGCCGTCCGCGTCGAAGACGTGTACGAAGCGTACGACGAACTCATGGACGCGGGCGTCGAGGACTACCGCGACCCCGACTCCTGCGGTGGCTCCTACGCGTTCGTCAAAGACCCCGACGGCCACGAAATCGAAATCGTCGAGCGCGACCACGGCGCGCGCTGGTCGCTCGACCACACGATGGTCCGCGTCGAGGACATAGAGAAGGCGATTGGCTGGTACACGCACAAACTCGACTACGAGCTGTTCCGGCGCTCCGAACACGACAGCTTCGCGCTCTACTTCATGAAGCCGCGCGGGGCCGCCAAAGAGGAGATGTCCGTCGAACTGACCTACAACTACGACGGGCGCAGCTACGACACAGGCGACGCGTGGGGCCACATCGCCGTCCGGACGGACGACTTAGAATCGTACTGGGAGACGCTCGTAACCCGTGATATCGAAGAGTACCGCGACCCAGAGAGCTGTGACTTCCGCTATGCGTTCACCCACACGGCGAATGGCCACGAAGTCGAGATTCTGAATCCGGAAACGGCAGCCGACCTCTGA
- a CDS encoding TIGR04206 family protein: MGADAPSNRATIGRLLALLAVGLLPWTVILLNGQFTLVFSFGLVNTNPLHLTNLYDYLTRFTLGLPRSLQAWPASTLLYLGALVSAATGFLGREDRRLTGGLLVFAGGAQFYLTIGLIASLGNRVFPLGMVALWTVAWWFYGPDLRHIFRHET; encoded by the coding sequence ATGGGTGCAGACGCCCCTTCGAATCGCGCCACAATCGGTCGCCTGCTTGCCCTTCTCGCAGTTGGCCTGTTGCCCTGGACCGTCATCCTGCTGAACGGGCAGTTCACGCTCGTGTTCTCCTTTGGTCTCGTGAACACGAACCCGTTGCACCTCACGAATCTCTACGATTACCTCACGCGATTTACCCTCGGGCTACCCCGGTCGTTGCAGGCGTGGCCCGCGAGCACCCTGCTCTACCTCGGCGCGCTGGTGAGTGCCGCGACCGGCTTCCTCGGCCGTGAGGACCGCCGTCTCACCGGTGGCCTGCTCGTGTTCGCGGGCGGGGCGCAGTTCTACCTCACCATCGGCCTCATCGCCTCGCTTGGTAACCGCGTCTTCCCGCTCGGCATGGTCGCCCTCTGGACCGTCGCGTGGTGGTTCTACGGGCCGGATTTGCGCCACATCTTCCGGCACGAAACGTAG
- a CDS encoding GTP-binding protein yields the protein MGLEEEIESIREEIANTPYNKSTEAHIGRLKAKLADKKEKLESQASAGGGEGYAVEKTGDATVALVGFPSVGKSTLLNALTNAESEVGSYEFTTLNVHPGMLQYNGANIQLLDVPGLIEGAAGGRGGGREVLSVVRTADLIIFMLSVFEIDRYARLREELYNNKVRLDTEPPSIKITKKGKGGINITSSVDLDLSEEVIKEILREKGFVNADVVIRENITVDRLIDGLMKNRVYLPSMVIANKADLIDRDYLETVHEDLREQGLDPDDVVFISAEAERGLDALKEEIWERLGLIRVYMDKPGRGTDFEEPLIIQRGDTIEDACKKLGANLLDRFRFARVTGPSAKHDEQQVGLDHKLEDEDILRIIARK from the coding sequence ATGGGGCTCGAAGAGGAGATTGAATCTATCCGCGAGGAGATTGCCAACACGCCCTACAACAAGTCAACCGAGGCGCACATCGGGCGGCTGAAGGCAAAGCTCGCGGACAAAAAAGAGAAACTGGAGTCGCAAGCCTCCGCGGGCGGTGGCGAAGGATACGCCGTCGAGAAGACCGGCGATGCGACGGTTGCGCTCGTGGGGTTCCCGAGCGTTGGCAAATCCACGCTCCTCAACGCCCTCACGAACGCAGAAAGCGAAGTAGGGTCGTACGAGTTCACGACGCTCAACGTCCACCCCGGCATGTTGCAGTACAACGGCGCGAACATCCAGCTGCTCGACGTGCCCGGCCTCATCGAGGGCGCAGCAGGGGGCCGTGGTGGTGGTCGAGAAGTACTCTCCGTCGTCCGAACGGCGGACCTCATCATCTTCATGCTGTCGGTGTTCGAAATCGACCGCTACGCTCGCCTACGCGAGGAACTGTATAACAACAAGGTCCGTCTCGACACCGAACCGCCCTCCATCAAGATTACCAAGAAAGGGAAAGGCGGCATCAACATCACGTCGAGCGTGGACCTCGACCTCTCTGAGGAGGTCATCAAAGAAATCCTCCGCGAGAAAGGGTTCGTGAATGCAGACGTGGTCATCCGCGAGAACATCACCGTCGACCGCCTCATCGACGGCCTGATGAAAAATCGGGTGTACCTGCCGTCGATGGTCATCGCCAACAAGGCAGACCTCATCGACCGCGACTACCTGGAGACGGTCCACGAGGACCTCCGCGAGCAGGGGCTCGACCCCGACGACGTCGTGTTCATCAGCGCCGAAGCCGAACGAGGACTCGACGCACTCAAAGAGGAAATCTGGGAGCGCCTCGGTCTCATCCGCGTCTACATGGACAAGCCCGGTCGAGGGACGGACTTCGAGGAGCCGCTCATCATCCAGCGCGGGGACACCATCGAAGACGCGTGTAAGAAACTCGGCGCGAACCTGCTCGACCGGTTTCGCTTCGCCCGCGTGACGGGCCCGAGTGCGAAACACGACGAACAACAGGTCGGGCTGGACCACAAACTCGAAGACGAAGACATTCTGCGAATCATCGCCCGCAAGTAG
- a CDS encoding 50S ribosomal protein L11 — protein MAGTIEALVPGGKANPGPPLGPELGPTPVDVQAVVNEINDLTAAFDGMEVPVTITYEDDGSFDIDVGVPPTAALIKDEVGFETGSGRPQADFVADITVEQVKKIAKQKQTDLLAYDVKNAAKEVGGTCASLGVTIDGEDARTFKQRVDSGKYDDILVE, from the coding sequence ATGGCTGGAACTATCGAAGCACTCGTACCCGGCGGTAAGGCCAACCCTGGCCCACCGCTCGGTCCCGAGCTCGGTCCGACCCCCGTCGACGTGCAGGCGGTCGTTAACGAGATTAACGACCTGACCGCCGCCTTCGACGGCATGGAAGTGCCCGTCACCATCACGTACGAAGACGACGGTTCGTTCGACATCGACGTCGGTGTGCCGCCAACGGCAGCACTTATCAAAGACGAGGTCGGATTCGAGACCGGCAGCGGCCGCCCACAGGCCGACTTCGTCGCCGACATCACGGTCGAACAGGTAAAGAAAATCGCAAAGCAGAAACAGACCGACCTCCTCGCCTACGACGTGAAGAACGCGGCGAAGGAAGTCGGCGGCACCTGCGCCTCGCTCGGCGTCACCATCGACGGTGAGGACGCCCGAACCTTCAAACAGCGCGTCGACTCGGGCAAGTACGACGACATCCTCGTCGAATAA
- a CDS encoding 50S ribosomal protein L1 has protein sequence MAEYDIVQAVSRALEEAPERKFRETVDLAINLRDLDLNEPSKRVDESVVLPAGTGQETQIVVFADGETALRAEDVATVMGKDDIEDLGDDTNAAKDLADETDFFVAEVSKMQDIGRHLGTVLGPRGKMPTPLQPDDDVVEVVNRMKNTVQLRSRDRRTFHTRVGAEDMSPEDIAENVDVILRRLEANLEKGPLNIDSVYVKTTMGPSVRVA, from the coding sequence ATGGCAGAATATGATATAGTGCAAGCAGTCTCTCGCGCACTCGAGGAGGCACCTGAGCGGAAGTTCCGCGAAACGGTGGACCTCGCGATTAACCTGCGCGACCTCGACTTAAACGAACCGTCGAAACGTGTTGATGAGAGTGTAGTCCTCCCAGCGGGGACCGGTCAGGAGACCCAGATTGTGGTCTTCGCCGATGGTGAAACCGCACTCCGAGCAGAAGACGTCGCTACCGTCATGGGTAAGGACGATATCGAAGACCTCGGAGATGACACAAACGCAGCCAAGGATCTGGCAGACGAGACCGACTTCTTCGTTGCAGAAGTCTCGAAGATGCAGGACATCGGTCGCCACCTTGGTACCGTTCTCGGACCACGCGGTAAGATGCCAACACCACTCCAACCCGACGACGACGTCGTCGAGGTAGTGAATCGTATGAAGAACACCGTCCAGCTCCGGAGCCGTGACCGGCGGACCTTCCACACCCGCGTTGGTGCAGAAGACATGTCCCCAGAGGACATCGCCGAGAACGTCGACGTTATCCTCCGGCGTCTGGAAGCGAACCTGGAAAAAGGGCCGCTCAACATCGACAGCGTCTACGTCAAGACGACGATGGGCCCGAGTGTGAGGGTGGCATAA
- a CDS encoding 50S ribosomal protein L10, producing the protein MSAESERKTEVIPQWKREEVDALVDIFDDYQSVGVVRISGIPSKQLQAMRSELHGSAELRVSRNTLMTRALEEINDGLEQLVEHVDGQVGLIGTNDNPFGLFKKLEASKTPAPINAGEVAPNDIVIPAGDTGADPGPFVGELQQVGANARIQDGSIHVLEDSKVLEEGEEVTQQLASVLAELGIEPKEVGLDLRSVYSEGVLFDPADLAIDVDEYRSDIERAVAQARNLSINSVYPTAQTAPDLIAKASAEAKSVGLQAAIASPDLADDLISRADAQMRALAALIDDEEALPEELRGIEAAAPAQSAEAEEDAADESTDDQAAETDAADDDDDDDEDDAGEGLGNLFG; encoded by the coding sequence ATGTCTGCAGAATCCGAGCGCAAAACAGAGGTCATTCCCCAGTGGAAGCGTGAGGAAGTCGACGCACTCGTCGACATCTTCGATGACTACCAGAGTGTCGGTGTCGTCCGTATCTCCGGCATCCCATCGAAGCAACTGCAGGCGATGCGCAGCGAACTCCACGGCAGCGCAGAACTGCGCGTCAGCCGTAACACGCTGATGACGCGTGCGCTGGAAGAAATCAACGACGGGCTCGAGCAGCTCGTAGAGCACGTAGACGGGCAGGTCGGCCTTATCGGCACCAACGACAACCCGTTCGGCCTCTTCAAGAAGCTCGAAGCCTCGAAAACGCCAGCCCCAATCAACGCTGGCGAAGTCGCACCCAACGACATCGTCATCCCAGCAGGTGACACCGGCGCGGACCCCGGTCCGTTCGTGGGTGAACTCCAGCAAGTTGGCGCAAACGCCCGCATCCAGGATGGCTCCATCCACGTCTTGGAGGACTCGAAGGTTCTCGAAGAGGGTGAGGAAGTCACCCAGCAGCTCGCGTCCGTCCTCGCGGAACTCGGCATCGAGCCGAAAGAGGTCGGTCTCGACCTGCGCAGTGTGTACTCCGAGGGCGTGCTGTTCGACCCAGCCGACCTCGCAATCGACGTGGACGAGTACCGCAGCGATATCGAGCGTGCCGTGGCCCAGGCCCGGAACCTCTCTATCAACTCGGTCTACCCGACGGCGCAGACGGCCCCCGACCTCATCGCCAAGGCATCCGCCGAGGCAAAGAGCGTGGGTCTCCAGGCCGCCATCGCGAGCCCGGACCTCGCCGACGATCTCATCAGCCGTGCCGACGCGCAGATGCGCGCACTCGCGGCCCTGATCGACGACGAGGAGGCCCTGCCCGAGGAGCTTCGCGGCATCGAAGCCGCCGCTCCCGCGCAGTCGGCTGAAGCTGAAGAAGACGCAGCAGACGAATCGACCGACGACCAAGCCGCTGAGACCGACGCCGCGGACGACGACGACGATGACGACGAAGACGACGCAGGTGAGGGTCTCGGCAACCTATTCGGATAA
- the rpl12p gene encoding 50S ribosomal protein P1, giving the protein MEYIYAALILNETDAEINEENLTAVLDAAGVDVEESRVKALVAALEDVDIEDAIEQAAAVPAAGAAAAPAEGSSDDGDDDEADEADAAAEADDDDEEDEEASGEGLGSLFG; this is encoded by the coding sequence ATGGAATACATCTACGCAGCGCTCATCCTGAACGAGACGGACGCAGAGATCAACGAAGAAAACCTCACCGCAGTGCTCGACGCAGCAGGCGTCGACGTCGAAGAGTCCCGTGTGAAGGCGCTCGTCGCCGCACTCGAGGACGTCGACATCGAGGACGCAATCGAGCAGGCCGCAGCAGTTCCTGCCGCCGGCGCCGCCGCAGCCCCAGCAGAGGGTAGCAGTGACGACGGAGACGACGACGAAGCCGACGAAGCCGATGCTGCAGCCGAAGCGGACGACGACGACGAGGAAGACGAAGAGGCCAGCGGCGAAGGTCTCGGCTCCCTCTTCGGTTAA
- a CDS encoding tripartite tricarboxylate transporter permease, whose amino-acid sequence MSFVPGPPALVGVAMLAAIAIAAAVAFVLVRVVGDWYLEAVGSLDYATLSVVVLCLLCLLAWLFAGGVGVVVLCVATLVGLVPVCLGTRRVHLMGVLLGPIILGDVCAKFLLFCQL is encoded by the coding sequence GTGTCGTTCGTCCCCGGCCCGCCGGCCCTAGTTGGCGTCGCGATGCTCGCCGCCATCGCAATCGCTGCCGCCGTCGCCTTCGTGCTCGTGAGGGTGGTCGGCGACTGGTATCTCGAAGCGGTCGGGTCGCTCGACTACGCGACACTCTCCGTCGTCGTCCTTTGCCTGCTCTGCCTGCTGGCGTGGTTGTTCGCCGGGGGAGTCGGCGTCGTGGTGCTCTGCGTCGCCACGCTGGTCGGACTCGTCCCCGTCTGCCTCGGCACGCGACGTGTCCATCTCATGGGCGTGTTGCTTGGCCCGATAATTCTCGGTGACGTGTGTGCGAAATTCCTCCTCTTCTGCCAGTTGTGA